The DNA segment AGGCGAAGGCGACGCAGGCCAGGGCCGACACACCGAACGCGACCGCCCACAGGACAGTGAGGATCCGCATGGCGCGTAGACCACGCGGTTGGCGGGAGACCGTGTTGAATCGCGGGGCCGCATCGGGCCGGTTGCGGATGGTGAAGTAGCGCGCGATCAGCAAGATCAGCGGGCTGCGTGTGGGCACCGAGACGGCCGCGGCCACGGCAAGGGCCAGGTAGATCAGGCCGCCGCGCGCGATCACCGCCCGGGCGTCGTGGGTCACCAGCGCCAGCACCATCGACACCACGAGGAAGATCAGGATCAGGCCGGAGATCGCGTTGAACGGACGTCCACGGAGGCGGTCGGCGATCAGTCGAGCCAGCGGGACGACCGAACCGGCGAGATAGGCGAGCACGTCACTGATCCCGAACGCCCGCAGGACGTAGAAGACCAGTATCGACGGGACCACGTCCACGACGAGGTTGAGCAGTATCGAGCGCCAGGCACTGGGGGCCGGGGCTGGGGTGGTCATGAGCGTGCCCTCCACGGACAGTCGGAGTTGGTCAGGGGTGACGGGTGGACAGCGGGCGGTACACCTCGACCGCGAGGTCCTTCATCACCGCAGTGGCGATGTCAGCGAGCGCGGACACCGCGATCGAGACGAGATAGCGGCCGACGGAGAACCAGGCCACCGCCGTGGCCGGTGCTCCGTCCTGGTTGGCGGGCAGCAGGTAGCCGCGGGCCGCCGGCACGCCGACGTCCACCGCGGAGGGATTCATGACCGCGAGGATCGATGTGCAGTCCGACGCGCCGCCGAGTTCAACCACGATCGCGTGTGCGATGCCCTGGCCCTCCTGCTCACCCCCGTCCTCCGCGCTGCTGTTGTGCTCTGGGCCGACGATCGGCCATGACGTGATCCAGCCACCGCGCAGCCCGTGACTCATCAACATCAGCCGCTGTTCGCGCTGTTCGGTGAAGCTCGAGTAGCCGGCCGGCATGTCGTAGCGCGCACTGATGGGTCCGGAACGCAGCGGCTCCGCGCGCCGCCCGGCCAGCACCGGTTCGGTCGGTAGGAGGGTCGAGTGGTCGATCCGGCCCGGGGACGCGTCCTCACCACAGCCGTCCGCTCGCGCGTCCCGGGCGGTGTCCGCGGCGGTGTCGTCGTCGGCGAGCAGGGCTGCGAACACGATGGACATGGCCGCGACACGGTCCTCGTCCGGGTCGGTTCCGGTCCGGCCGGCCTCCTGCGAAGCCGTGGTGAGCAGCTTGGTCAACAGTTCCTGCTCCTCCCGGAACACTTCGGCTCCGGCCGCGGTCATTCGGACCCAGGTCCGCGGCCGCCGGTTCTCGAACACCTTCTCCGTGGTGATGTAGCCGTGCTCCTCCAGCACGCCCAGGTGGCGGCTCAGGCTGCCGTTGGACTGCCCCAGAGCGTCCCGCAACTGCGAGAACGTGCACGGTCCACGTCGGTCGACGATGGCCAAGACGCCGAGGCGTACTCGCTGGTGAACCACTTCGCGCAACCCTGACTCGGGCT comes from the Streptomyces sp. NBC_01471 genome and includes:
- a CDS encoding VC0807 family protein, which translates into the protein MTTPAPAPSAWRSILLNLVVDVVPSILVFYVLRAFGISDVLAYLAGSVVPLARLIADRLRGRPFNAISGLILIFLVVSMVLALVTHDARAVIARGGLIYLALAVAAAVSVPTRSPLILLIARYFTIRNRPDAAPRFNTVSRQPRGLRAMRILTVLWAVAFGVSALACVAFAYTLPVTVSAAVTSLVEPVMALLVAVGTGRYIRRSLAPLFKAAATPSSDPSQPPAGTFEGGSGTPITRQ
- a CDS encoding transcriptional regulator — translated: MAEQEPESGLREVVHQRVRLGVLAIVDRRGPCTFSQLRDALGQSNGSLSRHLGVLEEHGYITTEKVFENRRPRTWVRMTAAGAEVFREEQELLTKLLTTASQEAGRTGTDPDEDRVAAMSIVFAALLADDDTAADTARDARADGCGEDASPGRIDHSTLLPTEPVLAGRRAEPLRSGPISARYDMPAGYSSFTEQREQRLMLMSHGLRGGWITSWPIVGPEHNSSAEDGGEQEGQGIAHAIVVELGGASDCTSILAVMNPSAVDVGVPAARGYLLPANQDGAPATAVAWFSVGRYLVSIAVSALADIATAVMKDLAVEVYRPLSTRHP